GCTTTCTTAGCAATAACAGGGTACGTTACCATTTGTTGACACCAAAACGTTGAAAGCGTTGTTGTTCTGAAGAGTTTCTGTTGAACCTGGCTCTGCTGAATTTCCGCCGAACCCCTGGGATTGACTCACCGAGcccctggggttcgatcgaacccaggttaagaaccactggtctaaaactatgaataaataaattactataaTCATTTCCAGCCATTCatcggtaaaagtcggaattctcgacagggcggaccatctgggctcggaagcgaggctcggtcgacccgctccttcctgtcattggttgttctttgcgagtactctagtatttccgtgccctgaattaactcgacttttacctgatgaaatactccgacatatactgcctggttcgcatataatttcggacggttgggcagcgtacggaaatattccacatattgcgaatggaatatacacgcattcgtttgtggttcaatacaaattcatctaaatatgaatcaaaacgggcacgcgttgtgctaAATTGACGCCTTGTCGTTCTtctcacacgcatccacatattttccacattttgcgtatgtatttcactatcatttggaacCACGAAATTATAATCACTTTTAccgaattcggaatatttccgtacgctgcccaaccgtccaaaattatatgcgaaccagacagtatatgtcggagtatttcatcaggtaaaagtcgagttaattcagggcacggcaatacaaaagtactcgcaaagagcaaccaaatGAGAGGAAGGAGCGGGTGGACCGAGCCTCACTTAttgtcaagttttttttattagaaaagattatattcaaattatattatatagaattatGGCGgatatacgacatggtcgagtttcagTCACCATCCTACGAGTTGGCACCAACTCGGCCATGTTAGTCTGTTGCTACTTTACTTTCTTCCCGCCCATCACATCAAAAAGTCGTGCCTTAACAATTCCGTCGTTTCACTACATACGCCCcatagaatattcgtttgaaacataaataaaatgctgAGAAAAAAGGTACCGGAACGCCGTTTCGCTGCGTTACATGGGAAAAAAGCCCTGCTTATTTGTAATACTACGCATAAAAATCCAGAGTTGGTAACTTATTCCAATAAGGGCTCAACCATACGACATGTTGAGGACAATCTTTTGAgtatagttacatatatatgtatatgtacatttattatataattattgtcAGTTGttgtcgataataataaaaccatatccacgatacaataaatatttattatgaattcatagaatatacatacattcaaaattactgataaaatgaaaaggtaaattaaaaaatacgaaaataatcatcgttatttaataataaataatcatgctTACACATAACAcacatttattgtattttaaagatTACATTAGCCTTTAAATAAATGGCAGTGTTTTAAATTCAGAGTAACTCTTTCTCTCTTGCTCTTTCACATAATGAGCATTCATCTTTATCAGATATACAAATTTGTACCtaaagtatttaattaaatctattttttttcaaagtttgtTAACTCTATGCGCACACATTTTTAATAAGCAATTAGAGTAACAACATACAAAGAATGATCGTAAAACATCTCCGATTGTACGTACAGTGACCACACAGGTAtaatacgattttattttaatgaatttggaGATTTTTATGcttgaatttattaaatttatcgatatttaatgtttcattattttgttaaaccaaaataaaatatatgtattatgcattattatttttttttttgaaaatcaataaatatctATCAAAGATATCTAACagtcaatatattttaatatatacactATAATATTTTACGATGAAGTAAGTAAAATACTTATAACATGaccattacaataaataaataaagcattgaaaattatgtacatacatatgttatgcgtggattttaaataaaagcataattattaaaaatcgactacaaatgaataattttattattaggtaaaaattttaatgacatgaatattaaaatctatttttatattattttttttcaattatgtatgattggaaattaaaaaaaaggcagTGAAATTTAtgcagtatttaaaaaataaaataacatcagtagttttgtatatttttggaccTTTAATTTTTGAAGGAAAATGGAGGACGGATTTGTGATAATTACATTTCTAGTTTCGTTGTATCAAAACTATTGTATCCGTCTCcttcaaaataataagctattcttcgaatgtaataaaaataaatcagaaagttaattcaaatgtattgcttttaattttttattttgatgctacgaataaaaattaccactgcattttatttataccataatgaataataatagtatTCATAGAATCGATTAAATTGTTTACAATCCTAACAGcaaattctaaaaattttacacagaataatatatatatttgaagattatattataatatgtataagttttTGCTGcagttgtattatttgtaataaaattaattatatgtagaaTAAGTTAGTACAAAAAAGACTTTTTCTTTAATTTGTAAACACACTATAAaagtgaaaaaatttaaattcataaatataatttgtaaaatgtttaattaattaccTTAATTCTGGAAGAGTGTAAATGTTTCTTTATAGCTTTTTGAAAAACTTATCtttataaaaagtttatttCCGTTAGATGTAATAATAAAACCTATAAATTTTAGTCTTCGAATCGAGTCTTCTTCTGTAAATATACTATTAAGTACTTTTGGTCGTAAAAGAATTCAGTAATTGAATCACAacttacaaaatatatgtatgctgaATAAGTTATACATGGCACCTCcttagtttatattttattttattttatttttttgtaaaaatacatacaaatcgaAACGATAAAAAATAGACAATACTGGTCCAGTGATTTTTTCTTCTGctaattcatataataataatgataaattggcaaaacttcgaaaaattacatattacaacCGATAcattttgatatggttgtggctatttgcaggtactatatctgcgaattattggcttctgtgcatgcgcgtgaactgtcactgtcagcgtgtttactgttaaaattttgttttaaacctcttaaaatttagttcgaactcatGAAGTGACGTAGAGCTCCGAGCAATAGCACagagtacctgcaaatagccaataattcacagatatagtacctgcaaatagccaataatttgcagatatagtacctgcaaatagccaaaacCTTTTGttgatattgtacatatgagCTGCAATGAACGAATAGTATTAAGTCTAATCTACACGGATAGATTaggttaatttttaataaatcagtATTTTTCAACAGTGAGCATTACTTATAAAAGAGATAACGCAATATCTAATTTCTATTCATTTCGTCGAATACGAgtcttaaaatttacaaaattttaaaaaattgatggttctacgtatatgtattatatatgtaatataatatatataaaagtatataagTAAGAAAAATTTTACACATGCCTGGTActtgttataaatattaatataatatagaaaaatttacaacaacgttatttatatgatacatacattaaaactttaaaaaaaatttcaaatgtatatatatatatttatatatatgcatacgCATATTTCTgatgattttaatttacaaaaataaaaagaaaaagtaattatacaaatacaaattaaacataCGCATACTTTTATCTCGAAAAGCGATTTTTTGACTTGATAATAATTACCGTCTTAAACTCTACGCacatttaagtttttgaataaccgtatatagtatataaatgtatatgtattatataatgtttttgtCATCTAACttggacattttatttaaattttgtgattACATTCAATTACTACACATCACAcattaatttctttaataaaaagaaacacTCGTTAAATTACTATTATTCAATAACTatcatgtgtattttttatgtatgtgtgtatgtatgtgtatgcgtGTGTATAGTTGCTTCATATTAgcataatatgtaagtatatattcattaatatttcgtgtataatgtgtatgtttgtatatatgtatgtattatatgtagtataccaTTAGATTTGTGCAtgactctttttaaatacacaatgaACACGATATAGATAACGTTTccatttatatattactataatggtaaatattttttgttgaattttgatGTATTATCAACAAAAGTAAGGAAAAGTATTACTATTCAACTATATAATAATACTCTACGAAAAATTTGGCTTTTTACGtacgatttttatatattatatatatgtatgtatatatatatattgaaaaatgaatATCATTCGGTAATCGCCGTATAATGTGTACTGAAATAAAACTACTGAAACGCAAGACTTTGAACAATTGACGATACCAAATCACAATCACGAATCGGGTGTATACTGTCAAAAATGAGAAATAACAAAATTTCTTGTTTGACCGTCGTTTTGTGTCAATAATGAGCTGAATCAGTTTGAAAATATCGAACGGCTTCAACGAGGATCCGTTCACTCTAGACGGGCTTTGTAGCTGGTCTTCCATATTTCAGCCAGTGTGACGGCCGAGTGGAACCGGTGGAAGATGCACATCGGAAGTGTGACACGTTGAACGATAGCCCAAGCCAAGAAACCGTAGAAGTCCAATTGTACctgtttaaaaacattaaaaacttACAATACTTCCAGAGTTTTTCTGAAAATCTAATCCTGGAAATTCACTGCACCAGGAAAGTAAAAGAACTTACtggattcaaatataatatattgaccatagatatagaataacctagataagCCATTACAGACACTTTTGGTCGGAGATGTTGTCGCCAccaactgaggggtgcggggggtttaactagagaggaagtggtgaaaaaaaggaAGGAACGCAAAAAacgcagtggtcagcaaccagtttatgtacatatgtacatgcactgaagttttattttatttataactttattttattggacactccgcgtgacagtaaaccaaactaataaagccatattaagaaaaaaatatttagctatacacactatattaaactacaaatgtatgttactataataaaaccatcattaactattacaatatttaaacattagtaacttccacaaggatcaattttaaagctgacacttaaatttttagttcattgtttatagttttaaacttaatgtcgatttctgaatttccttcagtgccaacaagatatacgtgcgcatttagagacatctgtggcagaggttgtcgaccgctgcTCAATCACTGCatacaacactacatacatcgcgccgatatttcattatatgttaaaatactactataattgaagacattatatattaattattacttctgatatgtgatgccaaccgcctttttatgttttcttgagtaattgtaacacaatttcactgaataagttggcattttcgaaaaacgTCAATTGACCTTCcaacttagaagctaactagctactgagagagagtgtgcatgcaCTGTCCTTTCCTTTGGGTGTGCATGCACCAAaagggtgatcggcttagagcgtcagggcgtatctatgtattctatatctatgataTTGACTAAAAATCGTCCGGGATGTATTCATGTATAGAATATATACAGATTAGTCCAAAAAGTAGACCTCAATGTATTGCAGAAAGGCACTCaagttttttgaaatattgtaaaattaagtTCAATACTAACCGGATTAGCGACGACTTTTTGTGTCTCAAAAGTATAGATCAACCACATTGTGACATTGCAAATTAGCAGGAACGTAACGATTTGACGAGCTGGTTTGCTGCGGTCTTGTTCTGGCAAATGGACTCGGCGTCGGGATACATCGGCGATGAATAGCAATTGCAAGACGACCTGAAATATGGCAAAATTGATTAGTGTTCAttattaatcatatttatttggctttttgttttgttaatatttaccTGGACAACGCTCAATACTCCGGTGATCATTACAAGTAGATTCGGTTCATAGGTAAAGGCTCCCAGGCTTCCAGCAATGACGCTGAAGACGGCGTAGACGAACAGACCGAAAGCAGATACCCTCAAGAGAATGTCGTTCAAGTCAGACTGGTCCTCTGAACGGAATTTCAACTGTTGTACCCTGGAAGGTTGGGAAAGGACAGGATATCTATAGGTCCAAGACATAGCCGAAGCTctgatgtttatttataattaaaagcatCATTGAAGTATTCGTAACATACAAAACAGTTATTATTGTGTTAAAACATCGCAGGAAAcgtttataaaaatacacaaaaatcaAGGGATGTATGTGAAAGGAGCAATGGAAATAAGGGTTacgaaatgaaaagaaaaaaaataaaacaaacacgttaaataataaattcacaaaaacaaatcaaaaaacgAATATGGAGTGATGTTTTGTTAttgcatattataaaaaaaatttaaataacttcAGATGATAATAAGAAtgtaaaaatcataatatatgtattacaaaaaaaaaaactataaattatattatggcATTTAAAAAATCTACAGCCTCTATCGGATTGGAATTATATATGGATGTAAAAGGATTTGAGCAAATACTAAACTATGTATAAGAAAACCTACCGAATAAATCCGATTATGATTGCCAATATGGACAGAACCATCAGAACGCAGTGAGATACGTCTGCCAAATAGATTGCCAACAGTCCGAGCTCCGGATGACGCACCAGCACGAAGAACAGTATCAAGCATATCAAAGATCCAACCAGCAGCAAGAGACCGAAGAACAGCCCTTTAGATGCACCAACACAGTCAACTCTTCCCGTTTGTTGGGCGTGAGCCATAGCTACAGCCCGTCGGGACAACATAACTTCCAAACGATGCTCCAGATCTTCTTCAGTCATGTatctaaaacaaacaaaaaaaaaaaactaaattaattCTGTATTTTTcactatttattttacttataataGAATTATACCGTGAATGGCGTCCAATGTGTTTCCACATAATGTAAATAACAGCAGCGCCGATGAGAGAATATTCAATGATGAATGGATACAAGTATGGAGCAGAATCTTGAACGATGGTTCCCATTATATTGACTCGGCCACAACTTTGAGGAACGCCGTGGGTATTATTTCCAGATATTAAAGCAGACGGGAAGAGATTATCCAAGGATTCGACATCTGTCAGGTTCGGTGTAAAATCAcctaaagaaaaaaaagttctttgTAATAAGAAtgtttgtttaatattatatgtaggttttGTTAGTTGAGCAAGTtagttttaaaatgtataaaacaaaGTGAGGCAGAAACAATTAGAAGATTAGTAGTATCTTAAAAATCAAcactttaattgaaaaaaaattcactagTTGTACATTGTAGTTATTATGTCATACaatcattttttgaaaaaaatgtcatcCTGTTAGAGCCAAACTATTCCAAATTTCCATTAAAACTATGATGACGTATTGTATTGAGATTTGTTTGATGTCTGGTTAATCGTATCTGAGAGATATAATCTTCAAAaacaacttatgtacatatagacatgttggattttatttagctaatgattatttactttacaattgaaatgtaaaactcCAAGTTGACCAATCGTCTAATCGTTTCCTACTTGTACAAaggaaatacataatataactaACCTGAGAACGGTCCAGGTACGCGATCAATACCCAAATTTTTATTAGGGctattccaaatattgttatCGTCGTTGTTAGTATTGATTCCCGAGTTAGTAGTCAGTGGAGAGTTGGAAACGAAAGATTTATAGATCCATTGGGACGTTGACGTTATGGCTGTGGAAGCCTGAGTGGCTATGGTAGTCAATAGGGATGTGGTAGTGGTCGTGGTGGGTGTGGATGGTGGGGTGGTGATGGGATCATCATTCGCCCATTCATCGATAGCATCGGTCTGCGGATTAAACCATGAATGGGGAGTGGTGGTAAttgtacttttgatttttttaatcagtGTAGATGTCGAAGTTTTTACGAAGTTGTGTGGTGGATAAAGGGTGCTGGTCGTGGCTGTAAGAATTAATGCAAGAAATAAATTTAGGCGCAGATGAGATTAGTGAGATTTTAAACAGAACAGTAGCAAATAGCAGACTGACGAATTTGAGACCACTTTCCTGTCTGAGGGATTATAAGAAGGTTGTCTGAGCCTTTTAAATCCTCTATATCTGTTAACAAGATTCTAAATAACAATATCTACTGGTTACCATGTACCAAGTTTTAAGTCATCTTTAGATCATTGTAGAGAAAGGTAGTTTAagccaattttttattcaaggtGATTATAGAACATTCGTAATTTCACTTGAAACACCTCATTATAGAGAATGGACTGATAGTTTTGTAGAGATATGTATAACTTCACAAACTTCAGATAAGttgcgatatatacatatatagtacttcTGAGGTGAgctacaagtacatatataccatattTAGAACCATAAATTATACGGAGGAAAGCAAGCGAGGCATTGGGTAAAGGTAATGTTCTGAGAATTATCTATTAAACTTTCTAAACGaccaaaagtaaataaatacaatcaaaATATGGTAGACCACAGTAATGAGCTAGTTTGTAGTAGTTGAACATTtagattttaatgttgaaataaGTATCAATTTGTGCATGAAGAAGGCTcccattaataataaatttcatcgttgaaatcCACCTGTTCAACCATTACAGACCGACCAATTACTGTACCTTGATTTATAGATTTATATTTCACAACCAATCCTTCAAACAACAAAGCGTTTTTAAATATCAGTCAATTCGACAGTAAACCCATTTAAAACTTTTGagtcaagaatatattatagtaATGGACAGTATTAGAGCGAGTTTACAGCATTTAGCTAGCATCTAATCGGTATCTGGCGATTTTGCGGTGAGTGTATGGATGATAGAAATGTGTATGAGCCTGTAATAAAGGTACCCTTAGGGACTGGTATTTGAAATGTCAATAGGGCTTTATTTATCAGcccaatatatacatagataaccGCCAGATATCGGTTATGAAGCCAATtgccttaaccctttgcccgcggcaataaatatagcgaacaagccctgtacgcggcacctttttcccgaatttggcaatcgagttttcgaccttaaatacagattttaatatttactcaagtaaccagatatgttaattaacacataaagtattattttaaacaataaaatacataatatatctcgtagttttggattaattgtcaaataatcattcttcataattttatgaagacgtgacgtcacataaactaggtttcagtatggttccacaaaaaactaatttttgactggtatatatattcattttaagcaaattgaatagatggcattcaactcagtaatatattcaaccaattttgaaccttaaaacagttgaaataggcgcatataagcctcaaaatcccgtgcaaagttcagaaatgcTATGGAAGAcaaccgcgctacagacttttcgcccaaagcttccatagaagacggccgcaggCAAACGGTTAAACTAACATTAATATTGTTAATGTGAAAAATAGCTTAAGCTTTTGAAAcattaatagaaaatataagTATAgcgaaaaatattacaaattagtTTTTAGTGTTGTACAAAAAGATGGAAAACAAATAGTGAACAAATTACTTGGGAATTCAGTAGTTGTGCTAGGTGTGGTGAAACGGAACACATCCTTCAGATGGAAATTCCTCATGGTTGTTGTGATGAGCGAGCTCGGAGAGGTCGTCGGTACAGACCTCGTGCCGCCAATTTCTTGACCCATTACAGTTCCGGAGTTGCGCAAAGTATGCAGACGGATACTCTCTACGATTTATAATGCAATTAAGttgaagaaattaaaataacaattagataaaagtataatttgaaatttgtacCTAGTATGATGCCGTCTTCCGGGTGGTCTCCACGCTTAGTATGGTACGCTGTGATTTCCTTCAACGATTCCAGAACCAAAGTGCGAATCCATACACAAATATTAGTGGCTACCACGTGCATCAGACCAAAGCGAGCGATCACTTTGAAACGGTGGATGTTGAGCTGTTTATGACATAAAAAACATTATATCACGTTTACAAACGTTTAGCTTTGCAGTTACAGTGATATCTTTAGTGTCGTATTTAAGACAAAATTAGTACTGAAAATATCACTGTACACGTATTACGATCACAacatcaactttttaatgatgaatgtttaatttgagatgCATTGCATGAACGTTCATCATGCAAATGAATGTCGATTAATTTTACTAGTGAAAAAGCATTCCATAAGTCGAATAAAATGAATGTGCTTTTGTTTGTGTTTTCGGGCCCTAATGATTGAATTATAAAGAATGGTAGAAGTTTGCGTGATTGAAAGTGAAGGAAAATAATCAGAACGATGGCACGATTCATGACGAAAATTAGGACGAATAGGAGTCCAAATATTTATCATGGCCTACCTCTGTCTTCAGTAACGCTATTCTTGAAGTCTGCtcgaaaattgaatttaaaaaattacaacttTATTGTTGTTATATGTTTAGAAATATATTcgcaaatttatacatatataatcaaaaattcaattatcaAGGTCAAAATACATGAAGTAATCAGGAAAAGCATTACTGATATATAGATATATCTCTGCAGTTTAAAATAATACCGAATAATTCatgatttttgtaaatttagcaaattttgtacCCCAAATGATATTTTGTAATCCGTTaagttttaaatacaaaaataatactaaaaccCCAATAACATGAagtcataatttttaaaataaatgtaaataatctTATTAATTgtcagttttaatttaaacttattaaaatagatttagATCTCTACTAATGACATAGCAATCTAAATCTAACTTTTAAATCAGCAAAATGCAACAACTTTCTATAAAAACATAGTCAAATCTGTTAATGTTTCTTACtagtatattttacaaaattttaaatgtatcttCATCAGAACAAAATCACACATAAACTTGTAAGAAGagaaatatttctatatacaacaattttatatattcattcaTGTTTCTTAAAACTGATTACACAGATGGAagtaacaattacaattaaatcGGCGTAAAACATGTGATAAATATAAGAAATAGTAATTTACCCGAGAGTTCATGAAGATGAAGTACATTTGCATGAATGTAAATATCATCTGAAGCACTGGATTCACGCCGCGAAGAATTTGGTAACACGGTGATGTGAACGGAATTTCAAAGAAAGCGCCAAACTCGAGTCCATTATAAATCATAGTGCCAAGACCGAAAGCTATAAAAGACACGAAGTAGTTAAATTTCGAACaattatatatgattttaaaaagacataagtacatatatatgtgtcgAACCGATAGCTCCAATACGAAGGAAGAAACTTCCATGGCTATGATCGTTCTGTGTAGTCTTTCGTTTGCGAATTCCACGCTGCGGTACACCAGATTCCACCTCGACAATATCCTacaaataaacaatacaaattcaaattaatattatgctgattttttcttgttaaatttaaaaaaatcattttttttatgtatatattttttaattcattttatgtataataggtGCAATCATtccataatatatattatatatgactaAAATATACATGATCTACTAAATTGGCGACCAATGTGTTTTTTACTAGATATGTTAATAAACAAACCGATCTATAAATAACAAACCTATCTATTTCTCATTTTGCAAGACTTTTGGTAGAAGATATTTGGTGTtcactttttgaatttttcaaataatttaataataaaataaaggttgtggctatttgcaggtactatatcagCAAataattggctatttgcaggtactatatctgcgacaggcgcaaagccttctgcgcatgcgcgtgaactgtcactgtcagcgcgtttactgttaaaattttgttttaaacctctaaaaatttagttcgaaatcgttaagtgacgtagagtaaaaaatataatccaaattagttaatattattaattgttagaaaattattatcatatacaacgtataatacctacatacaagtacaagccgcgaactagctaaatgatataaatctattataataacgtgcgaaatttatttgcctcgtatataatgaacgattgattaagtctaacatacattaaatgtaagaaatcataatcggattataagttcacgcgcatgcgcagaaggctttgcgccattcgcagatatagtacctgcaaatagccaataattcgcagtatagtacctgcaaatagccaataattcgcagtatagtacctgcaaatagccaataattcacagatatagtacctgcaaattgccacaacttaaaaatataaaacaactaATTGACAGCCAATTACAAATGCATATTATAGTGGTTCTCACTTTGTCAAAAACTTTTCCTATAAGTATCTCTCGGTGTAAGACTCATAGTCCATTTATGTACTTTAttatttatgcatattatacaactCTATAAAAAATGGACTATGAAACTTTTGAATACCACAAAaacccatttt
This genomic interval from Arctopsyche grandis isolate Sample6627 chromosome 8, ASM5162203v2, whole genome shotgun sequence contains the following:
- the OtopLa gene encoding proton channel otopetrin-like a, whose translation is MGKDKHQEVVPPEVKVSTVDVESIDNMATLPVSQQHRQQQGSDIAIAEKNNSANKEMELKSVQPKPAKRTSLFIIMSFIYAKLLVVICIAYVISDVITHNLPLYYYEGFFSYLYGMSILFLLYVFCFLLQESTCCSGGGSPPKPKPPPPEKKPKKEKEKEKEKEKEKKGKDKEKETKESKKEAKNKDKDKDVESGVPQRGIRKRKTTQNDHSHGSFFLRIGAIAFGLGTMIYNGLEFGAFFEIPFTSPCYQILRGVNPVLQMIFTFMQMYFIFMNSRLNIHRFKVIARFGLMHVVATNICVWIRTLVLESLKEITAYHTKRGDHPEDGIILESIRLHTLRNSGTVMGQEIGGTRSVPTTSPSSLITTTMRNFHLKDVFRFTTPSTTTEFPSDFTPNLTDVESLDNLFPSALISGNNTHGVPQSCGRVNIMGTIVQDSAPYLYPFIIEYSLIGAAVIYIMWKHIGRHSRYMTEEDLEHRLEVMLSRRAVAMAHAQQTGRVDCVGASKGLFFGLLLLVGSLICLILFFVLVRHPELGLLAIYLADVSHCVLMVLSILAIIIGFIRVQQLKFRSEDQSDLNDILLRVSAFGLFVYAVFSVIAGSLGAFTYEPNLLVMITGVLSVVQVVLQLLFIADVSRRRVHLPEQDRSKPARQIVTFLLICNVTMWLIYTFETQKVVANPVQLDFYGFLAWAIVQRVTLPMCIFHRFHSAVTLAEIWKTSYKARLE